ataaaaaagaaaagaaaagaaaattgTGCCAGctagtttgcttaatataaggaatttgacacTTATGTACATTTGAGAAaatccatttacttttgatacttaactatatttaaaaccaaaactttcagatttttactcaagtaatattttactgggcgactcacttttacttgaatcATAATGCATTAGCTCCCTCATGTGACACAACGCTAATACTTAGAGAAGCAGGTTCATTTGTCAAGCACCTACAGCACATACAGcacaaacaaaggagatgattgtggacttcaggaaacagcagagggagcacccctctatccacatcaatgggacagtagtggagagggtagtacgttttaagttcctcggcgtacacatcacggacaaactgaattggtccacccacacagatagcagcacctcttcaacctcaggaggctgaagaaatttggcttgtcaccaaaagcactcacaaacttctacagatgcacaatcgagagcatcccgtcggactgtatcaccgcctggtatgacaactgctccgcccacaaccgtaaggctctccagagggtagtgaggtctgcacgacgcatcaccgggggcaaactacctgccctccaggacacctaaaccacccgatgtcacaggaaggccataacgatcatcaagaacaacaaccacccgagccaatgcctgttcaccccgctatcatccagaaggcgaggtcagtacaggtgcatcaaagctgggaccgagagactgaaaaacagcttctatctcaaggccattaaactgttaaacagccaccactaacattgagtggctgctgccaacacactgactcaactccagccactttaataatggaaattgatggaaattgatgtaaaaatatctcactagccactttaaacaatgctacttaatataatgtttacataccctacattactcatctcatatgtatatactgtactctataccatctactgcatctttatgcattacatgtatcactagccactttaaactatgccactttgtttacaaaccctacattactcatctcttatgtatatactgtactcgataccatctactgcatcttgcctctgccgttctgtaccatcactcattcttatatctttatgtacatattctttatccctttacactcgtgtgtataaggtagtagttttggaattgttaggttagattacttgttggttattactgcattgtcggaaatggaagcacaaacattttgctaccctcgcattaacatctgttaaccatgtgtgcaagttctcccacttaaaacgatgagagaggcctgtaattttcatcataggtacacttcaactatgacagacaaaatgagaaggaaaaaatccagaaaatcacattgtaggattttttaatgaatttatttgcagattatggtggaaaataagtatttggtcacctacaaacaagcaagatttctggctctcactgacttattctttaagaggctcctctgtcctccactcgttacctgtattaatggcacctgtttgaacctgtttgaacttttcactcaaaatctcacgatacatggccccattcattctttcctttacacagatcagtcgtcctggtccctttgcagaaaaacagccccaaagcatgatgtttccacccccatgcttcacagtaggtattgtgttctttggatgcaactcagcattttttgtcctccaaacacgaagttgagtttttaccaaaaagttatattttggtttcatctgaccatatgacattctcccaatcttcttctggatcatccaaatgctctctagcaaacttcagacgggcctggacatgtactggcttaagcagggggacacgtctggcactgcaggatttgagtccctggcggcgtagtgtgttactgaatgactgcaggtcattcactcggtccacccgtgtggttctgggatttttgctcaccgttcttgtaatcattttgaccccatggggtgagatcttgcgtggagccccagatcgagggagattatcagtgctcttgtatgtcttccatttcctaataattgctcccacagttgatttcttcaaaccaagctgcttacctattgcacattcagtcttcccagccttgtgcaggtctacaattttgtttctggtgtcctttgacatctctttggtcttggccatagtagagtttggagtgtgactgtttgaggttgtggacaggtgtcttttatactgataacaagttcaaacaggtgccattaatacaggtaacgagtggaggacagaggagcctcttaaagaagaagttacaggtctgtgagagccagaaatcttgcttgtttgtaggtgaccaaatacttattttccaccataatttgcaaataaattcattaaattcCAACAAtttgattttctgtattttttttctaattttgtctgtcatagttgaagtgtacctatgatgaaaatgacaggcctctctcatctttgtaagtgggagaacttgcacaattggtggctgactaaatacttttttgccccactgtatgtgacaaataacattttatttgatttacagTACTTTCATGTCATGACATTTGATTTGTCAGCTCAAAATAGATAACACATTTCCTATATTCAAATGTGTGGTGCCTCTGAGTGACTGTTTTTACCCTCACCAAAACCACACCCACTGAATATTGTTTCCTTGTTGTTATCGCTGATAGTATTTCATGAGAGTTTTGTTAAAACATTATGGACACAATTCAAAGCAATATGACAAACGTCTCAGTATGTGATCATGTTTCAACTATGAATTGATTTCCTTTCCCAGTGTGGTGGTTTGCCTTGGCTAATGACACTGAATAGAAATAGCTGTCAAGACAGTGAGAGGTCTCATTGTTGCCAGGGGTAACAGTGGATAAGGGGCTCTTATTGTTGCTGTTTTTGGTGAGGGAGCTGGAGAGTCTGCCAACTCTTCaacgcgcatgcacacacacacaccaccactcaCTCTTAGTGTCACGTGATTCTTCTCCCTCCCCAGGCTTTCTGGCCCAGTTTTAAATAATTAGCCTCTCTGTTTGATCTCCCCCTCTGACTTGGTGAAAACATGTTCTTCCTCTCTGATTCGGGGAAAACATTGTTCTTCCTCTTCCGTCTCATTTTTGGGAAACCCTTGCTACCAGTAAGGCAAAACAACTTCACTTCCTCAAGCCTCTCCGAAGCTTTTCTGCAGCTGAGGTGAAGGTGACAAAagctctacctctctcactgctgttcTGAGACAAATGTTTTCTATTAGACCACACTCTGAAAAGCTGTTTGAAATTGTTGCCCAAAGAAGGTATTGGATCTTGAATGCTCACCATGGAGAATGAAGATGGTCATTTACCCTAGCCAGGCAGCTGCCCATGGCGTGTAGACCGCGCGCGCGTAcgcgcacacatgcacgcacacagagagaacaTGAGCCCTACCGTAGGATTAATCCAAACCCAAGCAAATGTGACCACCGTGTCATATTAACAAGTCAAATTGGTAGGCCTCTAATTTAAGCATGACCTTTAACATCCAGCGCTGTGACATCATACTGTACACTGAAAGACACAGAGGTCCTGGGGTCCACCTGCTCTTTAAAGTCTCCACAAAAGGCTAACCATTAAAAACTAACCCTGTTGTAAGCTGGTAGTGGTATCTTCCACGTGTGTTGTGTTGAATTCAATTTTACAGAACTTGTGGACATCAGAGCACATAAGGAAGAATACGAAACAACCCTAGCTTAAACCAACTTGTCGTTCTCTTGCTAAACATGGCCATGACATATTGTTatttacagtaacagtcaaaCATTCAGGCTGTCAACAACTGATTTCACCACAATAACATTTGAATGAAAGCGAGAATTGGTAGTTGTTTTTATTTTAACCTTTGGTTTCAGTAGAACAGCTGTGATCTAGTTTTATTCTCTGTTGTGGTTGAGAGTAGAAGAGGGGAAATGTGCTCTGCCTCTGCTGCTAACCGCACTCTTCAGAAGAAGTCACTACGTGTCAAAAGCACCACTAGTGGTTCCACACACTGCAGCCTAGTAATAGGCTAAGGTACGACAAAGGAAAAGTACAAAATGGACAACGTTCTGAATAAGAAATGACCCTTGCTGTAAATGACATTTTCTAAACGTCTTCCTCTTTATAGTACCAGTGTTGTTGTTAACCCACAAGGTGAATATATGCCCCTACAGGTGCAGATCTCGGATGAATTTGCCCACAAATCCTAACCTTGGGGGAAATGCTTATGCAAATCAGATGCAGAACTGACCCAAGACAAGCGGGTGCTACACTGTTGTTGTTTAACCAGTCCCCTCCCTGATCTATACTCGTTCACAAGCAGCAGGAGACAAAGCaaacagacagtgagagacagacactAAAGAGTTAAGATCAATTACATCAGAAGTGTATTTGAGTAGCTGATCTAATCAGCTAGTACAGTGATAGGGTTCTATTCTGAACAAGTAACAGGCGGACCCTCGATACATAATAATAGGGTATACTTTTTACATCCCCAGGACTTGACAACCTGGTCTCAGCCAGCGCCTTTTGTACAATTTTGTACGTAAATCTGTGACACTCTattcagtatgatatgttacgtttcttatggtatgtattagtttgtggattagtgtattagtttgtggatgtccaaAAATGCGCAAAAATGCAAATGCTTTCCGTTGAGTTTTATTTTCAtcgtttatgtatgtatgtatgtatgtatgatatgttacaaattacagtTCGTATTAtattacgaatttgcaaaacacACATTGTTATGATTTCGTAAAAACGTGTGCTTTTTGCTAGGCTAGGGTTACGGGTTAGGTTAAAGCGTTAAGGGAAAGGTCAACTaaaagagttaaggttagggttagctaacatgctaattaattgcaaagttgctaattagctaaaaagCTAGTTGTCTAACATTTGTGTTGCTAGATATTCGTGTTATGCCCAGTCATCCACCCGACAAATTTTTTACCTTAAACTAATTTGATTGTCCCGGAtttgtttactatgttacgtctcgtctatgagaccaggctgcttCGAAGGGGGTTGTCTTCTCTCCCATCTAAGCATAACAGCACAAATAAAGACACCAAAAGACAGCGCACAGAGAGGACTGAAAGACTGATGAGATGTCACCCTAACAGCTTATATAAAAAAGGCCAGACTGACCCTGTAAGGATAAATCCCAGGGAAAAGCCCTGTGTCTCAGGTACCTCCATGTTCTTAGTTATGTAATAGATGTGTCCATGTACAAGAATACAAACATTTGTTTCACATGGCTTCCCTTAAGCCTTATCTGACCTTGGGTCCACTGCACCCTATTCAGAGATCAGTGACATGTAATCATTAATCTCTAAACTCTACTACTTCTGCCATCTCATCTGCTCTAGAAGAAAACACTGGGGTCAGGTGGCAATTGGATATTTACCCTGAAGACATGAAAAATGTCTTGCTAGTTATTTTAAAATGATCTGACAGATGGTCTGAAGAAAAGCAaaaccactgggcacagacatcaattcaatgtTGGTTCATTGAAATGGAAACATTGAGTcattgtgcccagtgggaaggtcTCGAGTCCTGCATTTTACATTTGAGTTTTAGAAACTTCTCGCTCAAGCCACACTTGAGAGAAACTCTATAGTGAGGCCACGTTTCTTGCTTTGCATTTCCTATAAGACCTTTGAGGCTTGAATCAAAGCAGCCAAATGTTGGCTCCTTGGAGAAAGCAATTGGATTAAACTTAAACTTCTGGCCAATTGTATATTATAGACAATTGAGATTCCACAGTAAAAATATATTCAAGAGACCCAGGCTTGCACTGTCTGAGGGTGTATTCCCTGCCTACCCTTAGATCGAACACCTGGTCTGTAAAACTAAGAGCAAGTGAAACCAAGAGACGGTAAGATGCAATGCAAAGTTTTTTTAATGCAGTAATTTTGATCTACAAGGAGAGTGTTTAACAAAATTATACAGGATGTAAAGGCCTTTATACATACAGAAACAGATTATACAGAAGACTCCGGAGCAGAAtacacaaataaatacatttgtctTTTTAAAACAGTCAGTCCCAGTCCCCCAGGGAAATATAACTTAAAGAAATACTGGATATTTCACCCATTGGATTTCTCCTCAACTCCAACAATGAGTGGAAAGATTTAAAGCAACCTTAAAAATCCACTAGCTGTCAATTAGTGACGGCAAATTAAGGTGTCAATAACTGCATCTCCCACAAGCCAAGGCAGGAACGCAAAATCGTAGACCTGTAAAAGGAGATTAACCAACTTTGGTTTGAACCCCCAAGATGAGGTACACGCTAGCTAGCCTAGTCTCCGATCAGTTTATGCTGTATAGCCATTGGTAATCGGCACTGCTGGGACAGCCTATCAATATAAAGCATAATGTACTGTATTCACTTAACACTACACTAAATAGCAGTGAGTTCATAATAGGTTGGATCATTGATTAATGGGATGTGAGATCCCAATGGGATGTTCAGAATCAGATCAGACACTGATCAACTGGGGGAACAGTTCGTTGGCGAACACGTCATCCCAGGACCCCTCTGAGCAGAGGGGGGATGACATGTCGCTGATGGGGGAAGGGGACCGCTCGTATCCAGAGTCGCTGTAGGCATCCATCAGGTAGGCACCAGTCTTCTCTAGGTTACCCATGGCCAGGTCAGAGGTCAGCGAGGCCACAGACAGGAAGTCATCCAGAACCCCATGATTTTTAGGGATGATGACTTCTTCCGGCTCATCTTTGACACACACGTCAACCTCATCggccacagagaagacctcaacCATCTTTATCCCTGTCACACTCTCCTCGTGATTCACTTCCTGCTGCCCGAGGACACACACCACCTCCACAGGCTTGGTGTAGATGTGGTCAAAGTGGATCAGTTCATTAAGGGCCTCCAGCTTAACTGGTGTGGCCCCCAGAGCTGCAGGTGAGGGGGCAGGTACTCCTCCCCCCCCTCCAACCAGCAGCACCGCCTGCTCCTGGATCTCCTGCTCACCACACTCCCTGAGGAACAGCTCTGGGTGAAGGATGTCAAGAATGCCCAGCAAGAGATCAgactggaggggagagggagcgagcagGTTACAACTCTGAACAGGGAATGGCAGAACTGGAACTCACCAATAGGCAAGATGAGCATTATAAAAGCACTTTGAGCTACTGGAAAATGGACTAGACTAAATGAAGCCAGTCAATGACTATAAAGTGCTGAATATCCATCTCCGTTTGATAAAGCCCTTATCCATAGCTTACATTACAGTGGTCATGCATTAGCTGTAGCAGACAAAAATGGGGTCCATAGTGGTCTACGTGTCTCACCTCAGAGTCTGTAGAGTCAAGACCATCTGTATCCATTGGGAAATCTTCAGATTTGAGAATTGCTGGGCCTGCACCTGCTGCAGAGGCACACATAGCCTGAGTACTGCAGACTCAGAAGACCCGATCCCCAAAACTGCATCAATCCCATTGGACTCCAACACCTGAGCCTGGGGTGGGAGAGGAGTGAAGAGTTATAAACTAACTGGCTCTGACAGCCAGGTGGTGCAACTGTCCCCCCCCCCACAAATCTTCTGCATTTACCAATAACTCACAAATCTGCTTACATTCTCTTTGGCCTCAAGGGTGTCCAACCCCAGCCTCTGTCTCAGTTCCTTGTTCTCGTTCCCCATACCGCACATCTTTTGCCGTAACAGCCTGTTTTCAACATGAAGTTTCTGGTTCTAGAGAGGAGATACAAATATAACACCTTAGTCAGTTTAGGAATAAGAGCAATAAATAGCAGTCATTAACAACATGACAATTTATGGACAGAATTTATTTACCTCCAGTTCCATCACCAGAACTTGCTCTTCCAGCTCACCCATTTTGGCTTTTTTTCTGTCTCTGGCCGTTTGGGCTGCAACTCTGTTCTTGAGTTTCCTGAAGAGGAAATATTATCTTTTGAAATTGCTGACAAAGCAAGATGACTGACAGGAATGGGAGAGAGTTCTTGGTTATTGCACAATCAGCCGCCATGTTCCTGTCATGCAGGCAGAACAGGTTCCAAATTTCCAGAAACAGGGTGGGAGCAATAGGCTGACTCCTCAAAATCTGTTGATATGCGAAGCCGGGTAACATGACAGGCAGAGTCAacgaataaaaaatgtaaatctaCCATAGTCCAATTTTGAATGTGCAGGATTTATTCTTAGCACAGTTATTGGAAAGACATCGATGACATTTATGGGAATCTGTCCATTTGTGTGGCGTAAGGAGTAGCCTGCTCCCTTTGGTCAACCAATCAATTGTTCACCTTTGGTATCACGAGATCGATATGATGGCATCGGACTTCAATAATAATTCATTTATATAGCCATGAGAATAACGTTACAACTAAATACACCAAATTGGCGATTCATGAAACTAACCTGCGAAGTTGCTTTTCTTCTGGGCTCAAATGAGTGAGTCTCTGTCTTTTTCGCAGGGGTGGCCCAGTTGTCGAATTTGAGTCGGAATCTGACGAATTCGCTTGGTTTTGCGACGGCAAAACGACAGAAATTGACCGGCTGTAGCCCTGTGTTGAGCTAGAAGAGCCATTCTGTTGCCCAGATATCAAGAGGACTTTATGTCCCGCTGTCCCCACGACCATATTATTTATCCTTATAGACTTCAGAAATATTGGGGTAGCTTCAAAGAAACCTACGGTTTATTTAGGTCTTTCTATCCCTGTCAGTTCTCAAATATAAATAAAGGAGTTCTGCTTCCAATCTATTTCTACAGTCGTGGTGAaatctgataggctgaaagacatTGCAATGTTTTCACAGTATGCTCTATGATTGGCTGCAGGGCTCATGCAATTTGCATTCAACTTTCACCCTGCGTTCGCAGTAAAATGCCTGCCTCTTGTTCACGGAAGGTGTAATTTCCCATCTAACCTACGCTTGGCACAAATAACAAACCCGACCCATTTAAAATTCCCAGCAAAAATACGTAGAACCAAAAGTATTGAGGCTATTCACCCTGGGTTATTACTTTATTTTTCTAAACGAACTTTAGTTCTCAAAATAGCCATACAGTAGATGCACTTGtattcagtggtggaaaaagtactcaaatgtcatacttgagtaaaagtaaagataccttaatagaaaatagtaaaagtgagtcacccagtaaactactacttgaataaaagtctaaaagtatttggttttaaatatacttaagtatcaaaagtaaatggaattgctaaaatgtgCTTAAttaattatcaaaagtaaaagtataaagaATTTCAAAAATTTCTGTCAAATGGAAAGAGTACTTTTGGTTgtaagggaaaatgtatggagtaaaaagtacattattttctttcggaatgtagtgaagtgaaagttgtcaaaaatataattagtaaagtaaagtacagatacccccaaaaattgtaagtcgctctggataagagcgtctgctaaatgacttaaatgtggtACTTTACACCATTGCTTGTCTTCTAACATGTAGGACAATAACCGGTTGACCTCCAAAGTACACTAGCTTACAATTACAGTTGTAAAAGAAGACTATATTAcgatggtgtcacgccctgaccttagagagatgttttatttctctatttggttaggtgaggttgtgatgtggggtgggcagtctatgttctattttctatgttttgtatttctttgttttggccggttatggttctcaatcagggacagccatctatcgttgtctctgattgggaaccatacttaggcagcactttttcccacctgtctttgtgggtagttaactttgtttgtggcactgaATCCCTGTAAGCATCACGGCTGTTGCTTTTGTGTCTTGTTTTTTTggcaacattttttaaataaaaggaaaatgtacgctcatcacgctgcaccttggtcttcttcCAGCAACGGCAGATGGACTATTGTATAGGTTCTTTATAGAATAGTCATTGCAGGAGATTCAGTTGTTTTCACCTTGCCACTACAATCCCA
This sequence is a window from Oncorhynchus keta strain PuntledgeMale-10-30-2019 chromosome 14, Oket_V2, whole genome shotgun sequence. Protein-coding genes within it:
- the xbp1 gene encoding LOW QUALITY PROTEIN: X-box-binding protein 1 (The sequence of the model RefSeq protein was modified relative to this genomic sequence to represent the inferred CDS: deleted 2 bases in 1 codon), with protein sequence MVVGTAGHKVLLISGQQNGSSSSTQGYSRSISVVLPSQNQANSSDSDSNSTTGPPLRKRQRLTHLSPEEKQLRRKLKNRVAAQTARDRKKAKMGELEEQVLVMELENQKLHVENRLLRQKMCGMGNENKELRQRLGLDTLEAKENAQVLESNGIDAVLGIGSSESAVLRLCVSAAGAGPAILKSEDFPMDTDGLDSTDSESDLLLGILDILHPELFLRECGEQEIQEQAVLLVGGGGGVPAPSPAALGATPVKLEALNELIHFDHIYTKPVEVVCVLGQQEVNHEESVTGIKMVEVFSVADEVDVCVKDEPEEVIIPKNHGVLDDFLSVASLTSDLAMGNLEKTGAYLMDAYSDSGYERSPSPISDMSSPLCSEGSWDDVFANELFPQLISV